From Prevotella sp. oral taxon 299 str. F0039:
TAAGAATGAAACTTTAAATGCAGGCAAAGAGGGAGAAGATTTGAAGTATGGTTTCATCTATTCAGAAGTAAATGGTACAACAACCAATAAGCTTTTCGATGGTGGTAAGCTTGCAACTTTGAATAGTAATAATATCATTAGTGCCCTAACAGTTGACGATTCAAACGTATATGTTGCAGGAACTTATAACACAAACAACGTGTTTGGTAAATCAGTTACATTCCAAGGCGGTTCAGATAGCTTCGTTGCAGCATTCAAAAAAGGCACAACTGATGCGCTATGGGTTGTTAATAGCGACATAAACGAAGGCGATGCACTCAAATACTCTGAAAGAGTTACAGGTTTGGTATTAGCAGATAACAAGCTACTTTTAACTGGTTATACAGAAGAAACAACAGACCATACAATAAAATCTGGTTTCGTTTATAACGTAACAACCACTGGAACAAAGACAAGTGCAGGCTCAAATGTGGTATTAGCCGTTGCAAATGACAGCAAACAAGTGGTTACTTCAAGTATAGATGAGCTTAAAGCAGTGTTCAAAGGTTATGCCTTATCAACAACTGCAGGCATCAATCAACTTACAGAAACAAACAGCGTGGTACGCAATGGTAACCTTTTCAGCTTCGAAAAAGCACAAGATGCAGTTGTAGTTGACTTACAAGGACGTGTTGTTCTACGTGCTTCTAACGCCACAACTCTATCTGTAGACAACCTTGTTAAAGGTGTTTACATCTTAAAAGCTGGTACAAAAGCAGTGAAATTTGTGAAGTAAAGAACTTTCATAGAATATTATTTTAAGCGGTAGAGCAAAGGAGTTATTCCAGAGTTCTACCGCTTTTTTACGACAAAACATAATAATTGTAAAATAAAAATATTGTTTTTTAAAATTAAAAGTATTACTTTTGCATTATAAGAACATATATTTTAATGCTTAAAGGTATTGTATTTAGAAAGTGATTTACCTCTCAAGAAGTTTCAATTCGTTAAGTATCAGGTATAAATAACACTCTAAAGAAATCATAATGCGCAGAAATTTACTCCTTATAGTGAGCATTCTTACAGTGCTTCCTTTCATTGGTTTAACTCTATTCTACTCGAAAGGAGAACCAAGAGAGGCTGTTGTTGCATTGTCAATGTTAAACGATGGAAACTGGATTCTACCCATAAACAATGGCGGAGACATTCCTTATAAACCACCATTTTTTCACTGGTGCATTGCTCTTGCGTCATTATTACAAGGCTATGTCAGTGAGTTCACGGCACGTTTCCCATCTGCTTTATCGCTCATTGCAACCACTTTAGGCACTTATTGTTTTTATTCCAAGCGCAAAGATTCTGTCATTGCAATGATTGCAGCCTTTCTTGTACTCACAAACTTTGAGTATCACCGAGCTGGAATGGCATCAAGAGTAGACATGATGCTGGCTTTTTTCATAGTGATGGCATTGTTTCTATTCTACAGATGGTGGGAAAAAGGAGCTCAAAGATTACCCTATGGCGCAATAATAGCAATGACAGGCGGTGTGTTAACCAAAGGTCCCATAGGCTTAATCTTACCTTGTTTGGTAATGTGGACATTCTTTTTATTGCGTGGTGAAAATCTCTTTAGAACCACATTACGCTTTACGTTATATGGAATAATGGCGTGCATTGTTCCCGCTTTGTGGTATATTGCAGCCTACAAGCAAGGTGGCGATACCTTTTTAGCATTGGTGATAGAAGAGAATTTCGGACGAATGATGGGCAAAATGACTTACGACTCGCACATACATCCATTCACTTACAACTTCACTTCACTATTAGCGGGTTGGCTTCCTTACACCCTTTTGGCTTTAATTGGCTTATTCTTTGTTTCTTGGAAAGATGGAATGAGACAATTGAAAGTGTGCTTTAAGAACACAAAAGGAAGCAAAAAAGTAGCAATACTATTAGAAAAAGCAAAGAAATCAGATCCTCTTGAATTGTTTTCGTGGCTCTCTTTTGGTTTAATATTGTTGTTTTTCTGCTTCCCTTCAAGCAAACGTAGCACCTATTTATTACCTTGCTATCCCTTTATGGCTTATCTCTTGGCACGTTATATATTGTGGCTTGCCAGCGAAAAACAACGTGCCTTACGCCTGTTTATAACCATCATGTGCATTATTGGCATTATTTTTACCACTGCTTTTGTTATTATTAGAATGGATTTGGTGCCTCCAAGTTTGTTAAATGGTAAGCATGCGCTCAATAATATACTGATGTTGCGTTCACTTTCAGCAAGTAATCTCAATGTATTTGAATGGTTTTTAGCATTACTTCCAATGCTATTGGGAATTGGTTTGTTAGTTTGGTTGGAGATTAAACGAAACTCTTTATGGGCACACGAACTACTTGTTGCAATGTTCTTACCTGTCTTTGCATTGTATTTCACCCTCGATGGCGTTATACTCCCACGTTTATTGGCTACTCAAAGCGATAAAGAAGTAGGAGAATACATTATGTATCACTACCCCAAGGAACCTCTTTATAGCTATATTGAGAGTAATATGATGCACTTTTTTTGCATGAATTTCTATGCAAACAATCGTATTCGACAATTCGATCTCGACCACCCAAAGAACGGAATACTGCTCATTTCGGAAAGTGAAATAAACAAATGGATGAAGAAATATCCTACTTATCAATTTAAGTTGATTGCAAAAACACAACGAAAGAGAACAGAAACTAAGGATATTATTTTATTTATTCGATTTGAAAGAAGATAATCTATAAGAGCAACATCAGGGATGTTGCTCTTACTCTTTTATTCTCTTCTGTCTCAAGAATATAGAC
This genomic window contains:
- a CDS encoding glycosyltransferase family 39 protein, which codes for MRRNLLLIVSILTVLPFIGLTLFYSKGEPREAVVALSMLNDGNWILPINNGGDIPYKPPFFHWCIALASLLQGYVSEFTARFPSALSLIATTLGTYCFYSKRKDSVIAMIAAFLVLTNFEYHRAGMASRVDMMLAFFIVMALFLFYRWWEKGAQRLPYGAIIAMTGGVLTKGPIGLILPCLVMWTFFLLRGENLFRTTLRFTLYGIMACIVPALWYIAAYKQGGDTFLALVIEENFGRMMGKMTYDSHIHPFTYNFTSLLAGWLPYTLLALIGLFFVSWKDGMRQLKVCFKNTKGSKKVAILLEKAKKSDPLELFSWLSFGLILLFFCFPSSKRSTYLLPCYPFMAYLLARYILWLASEKQRALRLFITIMCIIGIIFTTAFVIIRMDLVPPSLLNGKHALNNILMLRSLSASNLNVFEWFLALLPMLLGIGLLVWLEIKRNSLWAHELLVAMFLPVFALYFTLDGVILPRLLATQSDKEVGEYIMYHYPKEPLYSYIESNMMHFFCMNFYANNRIRQFDLDHPKNGILLISESEINKWMKKYPTYQFKLIAKTQRKRTETKDIILFIRFERR